From the genome of Apus apus isolate bApuApu2 chromosome 19, bApuApu2.pri.cur, whole genome shotgun sequence, one region includes:
- the KCNT1 gene encoding potassium channel subfamily T member 1 isoform X5 yields the protein MARAKLRNSPSDSNSHLKTVPPATTEDVHGVSPLLPARRMGSLGSDVGQRPHAEDFSMDSSFSQVQVEFYVNENTFKERLKLFFIKNQRSSLRIRLFNFSLKLLTCLLYIVRVLLDNPEEGIGCWECEKQNYTTFNQSTKINWSHIFWVDRKTPLWAVQVSIALISFLETMLLIYLSYKGNIWEQIFRISFILEMINTVPFIITIFWPPLRNLFIPVFLNCWLAKYALENMINDLHRAIQRTQSAMFNQVLILICTLLCLVFTGTCGIQHLERAGEKLSLFKSFYFCIVTFSTVGYGDVTPKIWPSQLLVVIMICVALVVLPLQFEELVYLWMERQKSGGNYSRHRAQTEKHVVLCVSSLKIDLLMDFLNEFYAHPRLQDYYVVILCPTEMDIQVRRVLQIPLWSQRVIYLQGSALKDQDLMRAKMDNGEACFILSSRNEVDRTAADHQTILRAWAVKDFAPNCPLYVQILKPENKFHVKFADHVVCEEECKYAMLALNCVCPATSTLITLLVHTSRGQEGQESPEQWQRMYGRCSGNEVYHIRMGDSKFFMEYEGKSFTYAAFHAHKKYGVCLIGIRREENKSILLNPGPRHIMAASDTCFYINITKEENSAFIFKQEEKQKKKGFAGRGSYDGPSRLPVHSIIASMGTVAMDLQNTECRPANSSKLALPAENGSGTRRPSIAPVLELADTSSLLPCDLLSDQSEDEMTQSDEEGSAVVEYVKGYPPNSPYIGSSPTLCHLLPEKAPFCCLRLDKGCKHNSFEDAKAYGFKNKLIIVSAETAGNGLYNFIVPLRAYYRSRKELNPIVLLLDNKPEHHFLEAICCFPMVYYMEGTIDNLDSLLQCGIIYADNLVVVDKESTMSAEEDYMADAKTIVNVQTMFRLFPSLSIITELTHPSNMRFMQFRAKDSYSLALSKLEKKERENGSNLAFMFRLPFAAGRVFSISMLDTLLYQSFVKDYMITITRLLLGLDTTPGSGYLCAMKITEDDLWIRTYGRLFQKLCSSSAEIPIGIYRTESHMFATSEPHDIRAQSQISINVEDCEDTKDVKEHWGIKTGHHRNSCSSDQSEHPLLRRKSMQWARRLSRKGNKHSGKTAEWISQQRLSLYRRSERQELSELVKNRMKHLGLPTTGYDEMNDHQNTLSYVLINPPPDTRLELNDIVYLIRSDPLAHVANDGHSRKSSCSNKLGPCNPETRDETQL from the exons GCCTCACGCCGAGGACTTCAGCATGGATTCCTCCTTCTCACA GGTGCAGGTTGAGTTCTACGTGAATGAGAACACCTTCAAGGAGCGCCTGAAGCTCTTCTTCATCAAAAACCAGCGATCGA gtttGAGAATCCGCCTCTTCAACTTCTCGCTGAAGCTGCTCACCTGCCTCCTCTACATTGTGCGTGTCCTGCTTGACAACCCCGAGGAGGGCATAGGCTG CTGGGAATGTGAAAAGCAGAATTACACGACCTTCAACCAGTCCACAAAGATAAACTG GTCACACATCTTCTGGGTGGACAGAAAAACACCATTGTGGGCTGTGCAG GTCAGCATCGCCTTAATCAGCTTTCTGGAGACGATGCTGCTCATCTATCTCAGCTACAAG GGGAATATCTGGGAACAGATTTTTCGCATTTCGTTCATCCTGGAGATGATCAACACGGTGCCATTTATCATTACA ATATTCTGGCCTCCCTTGAGGAATTTGTTCATCCCTGTGTTCCTGAACTGCTGGCTCGCCAAGTATGCCCTGGAGAACATGATT aACGACCTGCACCGAGCCATCCAAAGGACCCAGTCTGCCATGTTTAACCAGGTGCTCATTCTGATCTGCACCCTCCTGTGTCTTGTTTTCACGGG GACCTGTGGCATCCAGCATTTAGAGAGAGCAGGTGAGAAGCTCTCTCTCTTCAAGTCCTTCTATTTCTGCATCGTCACCTTTTCCACCGTGGGTTACGGAGACGTGACACCAAAGATCTGGCCTTCCCAGCTCCTCGTCGTGATCATGATTTGCGTCGCCCTGGTGGTGCTGCCCCTCCAG TTCGAGGAGCTCGTCTACCTGTGGATGGAGCGGCAGAAGTCGGGAGGCAATTACAGCCGCCACCGGGCCCAGACAGAGAAACACGTGGTCCTTTGTGTCAGCTCCCTCAAGATCGATCTTCTCATGGACTTCCTCAATGAGTTTTATGCCCACCCACGCCTGCAG GATTACTACGTGGTGATACTTTGCCCGACAGAGATGGACATCCAGGTGCGGCGGGTCCTGCAGATCCCTCTGTGGTCTCAGCGGGTGATCTACCTCCAGGGCTCTGCACTGAAGGACCAGGatctcatgagagccaa GATGGACAATGGAGAAGCCTGCTTCATTCTCAGCAGCCGCAACGAGGTGGATCGCACGGCGGCG GACCACCAGACCATCCTGCGAGCCTGGGCTGTGAAAGATTTCGCTCCAAACTGTCCTCTCTACGTTCAGATCTTAAAGCCTGAAAACAAGTTTCATGTCAAGTTTGCCG ATCATGTCGTCTGTGAAGAGGAGTGCAAATATGCCATGCTGGCACTGAACTGTGTCTGCCCTGCCACCTCCACCCTCATCACGCTGCTGGTGCACACCTCCCGTGGCCA GGAGGGCCAGGAGTCCCCGGAGCAGTGGCAGCGGATGTACGGGCGCTGCTCAGGGAACGAGGTCTATCACATCCGGATGGGAGACAGCAAGTTCTTCATGGAGTACGAGGGGAAGAGCTTCACCTACGCTGCCTTCCACGCGCACAAGAA GTACGGGGTCTGCCTGATCGGCATCCGGCGGGAGGAGAACAAGAGCATCCTGCTGAATCCCGGCCCGCGCCACATCATGGCAGCGTCCGACACCTGCTTCTACATCAACATCACCAAGGAGGAGAACTCTGCCTTCATCTTcaagcaggaggagaagcagaagaagaagGGCTTTGCAGGGAGGGGCAGCTATGACGGCCCGTCCCGCCTGCCCGTGCACAGCATCATCGCCAGCATGG GTACAGTAGCCATGGACCTGCAGAACACGGAGTGCCGCCCGGCTAACAGCAGCAAGCTGGCGCTGCCGGCCGAGAACGGCTCGGGCACCCGGCGGCCCAGCATCGCGCCCGTCCTGGAGCTGGCTGacacctcctccctgctgccctgcgACCTGCTCAGCGACCAGTCGGAGGATGAGATGACACAGTCGGACGAGGAGGGGTCGGCAGTTGTGGA gtATGTGAAGGGCTACCCCCCCAACTCCCCCTACATCGGCAGCTCCCCAACCCTCTGCCACCTTCTACCCGAGAAAGCCCCTTTCTGCTGCCTGAGGCTGGACAAG ggctgCAAGCACAACAGCTTTGAGGACGCCAAAGCCTACGGGTTTAAGAACAAACTGATTATTGTTTCGGCGGAGACAGCTGGGAACGGGCTCTATAACTTCATCGTCCCCCTTCGTGCCTACTATCGGTCCCGCAAGGAGCTGAACCCAATTGTGTTGCTGCTGGACAACAA GCCTGAGCACCACTTTCTGGAAGCCATCTGTTGCTTCCCCATGGTTTACTACATGGAGGGTACCATCGACAA CCTGGACAGCTTGCTGCAGTGTGGTATCATCTATGCTGACAACCTGGTGGTTGTGGACAAGGAGAGCACCATGAGCGCTGAGGAGGACTACATGGCAGATGCAAAGACGATTGTCAACGTCCAGACCATGTTCAG gctcttccccagcctcagCATTATCACGGAGCTGACCCACCCCTCCAACATGAGGTTCATGCAGTTCAGAGCCAAGGACAGTTACTCTCTTGCCCTTTCCAAGCTAGAAAAG AAAGAGCGAGAGAACGgctccaacctggccttcatGTTCCGGCTGCCCTTTGCAGCCGGGAGGGTCTTCAGCATCAGCATGTTGGACACGCTGCTCTACCAG TCGTTTGTCAAGGACTACATGATCACCATCACTCGGCTGCTGCTGGGTCTGGACACCACGCCGGGCTCTGGCTACCTCTGTGCG ATGAAGATCACTGAGGATGACCTGTGGATCCGGACGTACGGCCGCCTCTTCCAgaagctctgctcctccagcgCCGAGATTCCCATCGGGATTTACAGGACGGAGTCGCACATGTTTGCAACCTCCGAG CCCCACGACATCCGAGCGCAG TCACAGATCTCAATCAATGTGGAGGACTGCGAGGACACCAAGGATGTCAAGGAGCACTGGGGCATCAAGACGGGCCACCACAGAAACTCCTGCTCCAGCGACCAGTCGGAGCACCCGCTGCTGCGGCGCAAGAGCATGCAGTGGGCACGGCGCCTGAGCCGCAAGGGCAACAAGCACTCGGGCAAGACGGCCGAGTGGATCAGCCAGCAGCGCCTCAGCCTGTACCGCCGCTCCGAGCGGCAGGAGCTCTCCGAGCTGGTCAAAAACCGCATGAAGCACCTGGGCTTGCCCACCACCGGGTACG